From one Streptomyces mobaraensis genomic stretch:
- a CDS encoding gluconolaconase, with protein MAEPSEKNPVGRAYLGDVFMRHPLTTQNQEELEILRKARSILERNLSRLKRKPKGGDKEICPVGFSLNDVRYEGFPAGEDTARQRGWRAYLNLGVPLIEEECGIEQPPPDVLSKQTYVNATDPVQFTATDTVEFSISNTISWSLQGTIQLTFGAKTTAAVQAQLQKSMALNKSAKTTVKNSKDNIGVDNESQTQATSTTTASGSATGTGELSAQLMLGITASVSGSLTTAWKHTSSVTFPVGSRVDVMATTRRQIRRFSYDIPVTFGGLVALYYEQPVPVRCTPPQTGNEYCHVIAWPLGEIADGGDNFDMSDPGKRFLQKGVAEVVAVKVGEHRLFQPEEINMADQKQPL; from the coding sequence ATGGCCGAGCCCAGTGAGAAGAACCCTGTGGGGCGCGCTTATCTCGGCGATGTGTTTATGCGCCATCCCTTGACGACGCAGAACCAGGAGGAGCTCGAAATCCTCCGGAAAGCGCGCTCCATTCTGGAGCGGAACCTGTCCAGGCTGAAGAGGAAACCCAAGGGCGGGGACAAGGAGATCTGCCCGGTCGGGTTCTCCCTGAACGACGTGCGCTACGAGGGGTTTCCCGCCGGAGAGGACACGGCACGCCAACGCGGATGGCGCGCTTACCTCAACCTGGGCGTACCGCTCATCGAGGAGGAGTGCGGTATCGAGCAGCCTCCCCCCGACGTGCTCTCCAAGCAGACGTACGTCAACGCCACCGACCCCGTGCAGTTCACCGCGACGGACACGGTCGAGTTCTCGATCTCGAACACCATCAGCTGGTCGCTCCAGGGGACGATACAGCTCACGTTCGGGGCGAAGACCACCGCGGCGGTGCAGGCGCAACTGCAGAAGAGCATGGCGCTGAACAAGTCCGCCAAGACCACGGTGAAGAACAGCAAGGACAACATCGGCGTCGACAACGAGTCCCAGACCCAGGCGACGAGCACGACGACGGCCTCGGGCTCCGCGACGGGCACCGGGGAACTGTCGGCGCAGTTGATGCTCGGCATCACCGCTTCCGTCAGCGGTTCGCTGACCACCGCCTGGAAGCACACGTCGTCGGTGACCTTCCCGGTGGGCAGCCGGGTGGACGTCATGGCGACGACGCGGCGGCAGATCAGGCGGTTCTCCTACGACATTCCGGTCACCTTCGGCGGCCTGGTCGCCCTGTACTACGAGCAGCCGGTGCCGGTCAGATGCACTCCGCCGCAGACCGGGAACGAGTACTGCCACGTCATCGCGTGGCCGCTCGGCGAAATCGCCGACGGGGGCGACAACTTCGACATGTCCGACCCGGGAAAGCGGTTCCTGCAGAAGGGGGTGGCGGAAGTCGTCGCCGTCAAGGTCGGGGAGCATCGGCTCTTCCAGCCCGAGGAGATCAATATGGCGGACCAGAAGCAGCCTCTCTGA
- a CDS encoding NHL repeat-containing protein has product MSFGNVFDKGGDQHDSAEQSTEKLRKNTPGADGVSKDAGDLEKERDPWLVRQTAHGAFAAMEFLGGLFRNAKEVSTAQRKVSEDPQSVSRTASSNMKACGPPKVEISDKDMPKMDDLSKLIDNRAAYALVATDLGSSEGLAVDPARNTAYVTDRAGHKLSAVDLTTGAQRVIAKDLGDVGDVKVDGKGHAYVTDYAGARLLVVNLSDGSFTPLTGVTGAYGVALDGKKNKAYVADYAEGQLTEVDLGGKDTRPAATGLGAAGGNIDCVALDGKGKAYVGDTAGNVQEVDLADGRHHVLTNLPGADAVRVELDGAGRAYAVDPRQTGRLYEITLADGAQRVVATGLQLCKGLALDTADGQIYVSNQQGQLWRIATCATEAPGGVGQVRPPPGT; this is encoded by the coding sequence ATGTCGTTCGGAAACGTCTTCGACAAAGGCGGGGACCAGCACGATTCCGCCGAGCAGTCCACCGAGAAGCTCCGGAAGAACACTCCCGGAGCCGACGGTGTCTCCAAGGACGCGGGCGACCTCGAAAAGGAACGCGACCCGTGGCTGGTGCGCCAGACGGCCCACGGGGCGTTCGCCGCGATGGAGTTCCTGGGCGGCCTCTTCCGGAACGCCAAGGAGGTGTCCACGGCCCAGCGCAAGGTCTCCGAAGACCCCCAGTCGGTGTCCCGTACGGCGTCGTCGAACATGAAGGCGTGCGGCCCGCCGAAGGTGGAGATCAGCGACAAGGACATGCCGAAGATGGACGACCTGTCGAAACTCATCGACAACAGGGCGGCGTACGCCCTGGTCGCCACGGACCTGGGTTCGTCGGAGGGCCTCGCGGTGGACCCGGCGCGGAACACGGCGTACGTCACCGACCGGGCCGGCCACAAGCTGTCCGCGGTGGACCTCACCACCGGCGCCCAGCGCGTGATCGCGAAGGATCTTGGGGACGTCGGCGATGTGAAGGTGGACGGGAAGGGGCACGCCTACGTCACCGACTACGCCGGTGCGCGGCTGCTCGTGGTGAACCTGTCCGACGGTTCGTTCACCCCGCTCACCGGCGTCACCGGCGCGTACGGTGTGGCACTGGACGGGAAGAAGAACAAGGCGTACGTCGCCGACTACGCCGAAGGGCAGCTGACCGAGGTGGACTTGGGCGGCAAGGACACCCGTCCGGCCGCCACCGGGCTCGGCGCGGCCGGCGGCAACATCGACTGCGTGGCACTGGACGGGAAGGGCAAGGCGTACGTCGGCGACACCGCCGGCAACGTGCAGGAGGTCGACCTGGCCGACGGCAGGCACCACGTCCTGACCAACCTGCCCGGGGCCGACGCCGTACGCGTGGAACTCGACGGCGCCGGCAGGGCCTACGCCGTCGACCCCCGGCAGACCGGCCGCCTCTACGAGATCACGCTCGCCGACGGAGCGCAGCGCGTGGTGGCCACCGGGCTCCAGCTCTGCAAGGGCCTCGCCCTGGACACCGCCGACGGCCAGATCTACGTCAGCAACCAGCAGGGCCAGTTGTGGCGGATCGCCACATGCGCCACCGAGGCCCCCGGTGGCGTCGGCCAGGTGCGTCCGCCGCCCGGAACGTGA
- a CDS encoding gamma-glutamylcyclotransferase family protein, translated as MIEQPTVRLFSYGTLRRPEVQRSLFGRELTGVPDALPGYRLATVEITDPHVIALSGSAHHPILRPTGDPADTVEGTALLITETELAAADDYEVDDYARTLVPLASGAEAWVYAPAAAAS; from the coding sequence ATGATCGAACAGCCCACCGTCCGCCTCTTCTCCTACGGCACCCTGCGCCGGCCCGAGGTCCAGCGCTCCCTCTTCGGCCGCGAGCTCACGGGCGTGCCCGACGCCCTGCCCGGCTACCGGCTGGCCACCGTGGAGATCACCGACCCGCACGTCATCGCGCTCAGCGGCTCCGCCCACCATCCGATCCTCCGGCCGACGGGCGACCCCGCCGACACGGTCGAGGGCACGGCACTGCTGATCACGGAGACGGAACTGGCGGCGGCGGACGACTACGAGGTGGACGACTACGCGCGCACCCTGGTACCGCTCGCCTCCGGCGCGGAGGCGTGGGTGTACGCGCCGGCGGCGGCTGCCTCGTAG
- a CDS encoding histidine phosphatase family protein has product MAEPGLPAPVFPAPALPAELIAVRHGQSTANVLFDRARATGTPAVLPPGADPLVPLTPLGREQAAGLGRWLAGTVPDAVVVSPYVRARQTWEAMADAAERLGCRPPPPVLDERLRDREMGVFEGHDAHAIRDRDPGEALRREQAGEWTYRPPGGESLPDVAARVRALLRDPAAVPPGRRVLLVAHDAVVVALRHVLGGETPARPWPVPNASVSRWVADGGGVLRRVEFGARPGA; this is encoded by the coding sequence GTGGCAGAACCCGGCCTCCCCGCACCCGTCTTCCCCGCCCCCGCCCTCCCCGCCGAGCTGATCGCCGTCCGGCACGGCCAGAGCACGGCCAACGTGCTCTTCGACCGCGCCCGCGCCACCGGCACACCCGCCGTACTGCCGCCCGGCGCCGACCCCCTCGTACCGCTGACCCCGCTCGGCCGGGAACAGGCCGCCGGGCTCGGCCGGTGGCTGGCCGGGACGGTGCCGGACGCCGTCGTCGTCTCCCCGTACGTCAGGGCCCGGCAGACGTGGGAGGCGATGGCGGACGCGGCCGAACGGCTCGGCTGCCGGCCGCCCCCGCCGGTCCTCGACGAGCGGCTGCGCGACCGGGAGATGGGCGTCTTCGAGGGGCACGACGCGCACGCGATCCGCGACCGCGACCCGGGCGAGGCGCTGCGCCGCGAACAGGCCGGCGAGTGGACGTACCGGCCGCCCGGCGGCGAGTCGCTGCCCGACGTCGCCGCGCGCGTCCGCGCCCTGCTGCGCGACCCCGCCGCCGTCCCGCCCGGGCGGCGGGTGCTGCTCGTGGCGCACGACGCCGTCGTCGTCGCGCTGCGCCATGTGCTCGGCGGCGAGACGCCGGCCCGGCCGTGGCCGGTGCCGAACGCCTCCGTCTCGCGGTGGGTCGCCGACGGCGGGGGCGTACTGCGGCGGGTGGAGTTCGGGGCGCGGCCGGGCGCGTAG
- a CDS encoding serine hydrolase domain-containing protein, whose amino-acid sequence MLAEVDTGRGVLRSRAGGGSSPTPWDARFRIASTTKTFTSVVVLQLAAEGRLSLDDTVEKWLPGVVKGQGNDGARITVRDLLQQTSGLFDYVRDPELGRALSEGFDKVRHDTTPAAEWVAVAMRHRPLFTPDPAHPRWAYSNTNYLLAGMIAEKAGGLGWREQVEHRVIAPLGLRDTSVPGANPYLPGPHARVTLRTPDGRLTDVTDHSIQHTADSGVVSTTADLRTFFRALAGGRLLPPAQLREMRRTVARTGDTDDLAQWPDGGYGLGVRWTPLSCGGGYWHHEGDGFGSYTRTGVTPDGRRSVAVSITSDGSTPGTPDLVRLNKAARKLADDALCGRAGR is encoded by the coding sequence GTGCTCGCCGAGGTGGACACCGGCCGGGGCGTGCTGCGGTCGCGCGCGGGCGGCGGTTCGTCACCGACGCCGTGGGACGCCCGCTTCCGGATCGCGAGCACGACGAAGACGTTCACCTCCGTCGTCGTACTCCAACTGGCCGCCGAGGGCAGGCTGTCGCTCGACGACACCGTCGAGAAGTGGCTCCCCGGCGTCGTCAAGGGCCAGGGCAACGACGGTGCGCGGATCACCGTCCGCGATCTGCTTCAGCAGACGAGCGGCCTGTTCGACTACGTCAGGGACCCGGAGCTGGGGCGGGCGCTCAGCGAGGGCTTCGACAAGGTCCGTCACGACACGACGCCCGCGGCGGAGTGGGTGGCCGTCGCCATGCGCCACCGGCCGCTGTTCACGCCGGACCCCGCGCACCCGCGCTGGGCCTACTCCAACACCAACTACCTCCTCGCCGGCATGATCGCCGAGAAGGCGGGCGGCCTGGGCTGGCGCGAGCAGGTCGAGCACCGCGTCATCGCCCCGCTGGGCCTGCGCGACACCTCCGTACCGGGCGCCAACCCGTACCTCCCCGGCCCGCACGCCCGCGTCACCCTCCGCACCCCCGACGGCAGGCTGACGGACGTCACCGACCACAGCATCCAGCACACGGCCGACTCCGGAGTGGTCAGCACCACCGCCGACCTCCGCACCTTCTTCCGCGCCCTGGCCGGCGGCAGACTGCTGCCGCCCGCCCAACTCCGCGAGATGCGGCGGACGGTGGCACGGACCGGCGACACGGACGACCTCGCGCAGTGGCCCGACGGCGGGTACGGGCTGGGCGTGCGCTGGACCCCGCTCTCCTGCGGCGGCGGCTACTGGCACCACGAGGGCGACGGCTTCGGCTCGTACACCCGCACCGGCGTGACCCCGGACGGCCGCCGTTCCGTCGCCGTCTCCATCACCAGCGACGGCAGCACCCCCGGCACCCCCGATCTCGTCCGCCTCAACAAGGCCGCGCGCAAGCTGGCCGACGACGCCCTGTGCGGACGCGCCGGGCGCTGA
- a CDS encoding LysR family transcriptional regulator codes for MLRTVELEVRHLRALCAIADTGSVRKAALQLGMTQPSLTTQLRRIEGAIGGVLFTRGQTGSRPTPLGHSVLSRARPIVAEMTALVMAARDAASGMGGLCLRLGSVGGPAVAAWLRRVHRRLPGTDTTIHIEVSSAALIQLLATNQLDVALVQEPAGFPLHLPPGLERRVVVDREPRFVALAAGHPVAALACVALPELADDSWIIDPTADHDCAALRRALSTAGLNPRLLQVRDTATAADLVASGEAVRLCQPTAEPTDGTVVRPLLGDPLTARLSLVSRTGALSITEIDALYDDVAHAYEELARVSAAYRAWRERRGEIRPPEAYDASQPPSPVPPTDHPAPAAPAAHPPHAVLRAPAVRLSPTGAPQERRHLSA; via the coding sequence ATGCTCCGGACCGTGGAGCTTGAGGTCAGGCACCTCCGTGCGCTGTGCGCCATAGCCGACACCGGGAGCGTACGGAAGGCCGCATTACAGCTGGGCATGACCCAGCCCTCGCTCACCACCCAGCTCAGGCGCATCGAGGGAGCGATCGGCGGGGTGCTGTTCACCCGTGGGCAGACGGGCAGCCGCCCCACGCCCCTCGGCCATTCCGTGCTGTCCCGCGCCCGCCCGATCGTGGCCGAGATGACCGCCCTCGTGATGGCCGCGCGGGACGCCGCCTCCGGCATGGGCGGCCTCTGCCTGCGCCTCGGCAGCGTAGGCGGCCCGGCCGTTGCCGCGTGGCTGCGCCGCGTCCACCGCCGGCTCCCGGGCACGGACACCACGATCCACATAGAGGTCTCGTCGGCGGCCCTGATCCAGCTGCTCGCCACCAACCAGCTCGACGTCGCCCTCGTCCAGGAGCCGGCCGGTTTCCCGCTGCACCTGCCGCCGGGCCTGGAGCGGCGCGTCGTCGTCGACCGCGAGCCCCGGTTCGTCGCGCTGGCCGCCGGACACCCCGTCGCCGCGCTCGCGTGCGTGGCGCTGCCCGAACTCGCCGACGACTCCTGGATCATCGACCCGACCGCCGACCACGACTGTGCCGCCCTCCGCCGCGCCCTCTCGACGGCCGGCCTCAACCCCCGGCTGCTCCAGGTCCGCGACACCGCCACCGCCGCCGACCTCGTCGCGTCCGGCGAGGCCGTCCGCCTCTGCCAGCCCACCGCCGAGCCGACCGACGGCACGGTCGTCCGCCCGCTCCTCGGGGATCCCCTCACGGCCCGGCTGTCCCTGGTGTCACGGACGGGGGCGCTGTCCATCACCGAGATCGACGCGCTGTACGACGATGTGGCGCACGCCTACGAGGAGTTGGCGCGCGTCAGCGCGGCGTACCGCGCGTGGCGGGAGCGGCGCGGCGAGATCCGGCCGCCGGAGGCGTACGACGCCTCGCAACCCCCTTCCCCCGTACCCCCCACGGATCACCCAGCGCCCGCTGCCCCCGCCGCGCACCCGCCACACGCCGTCCTCCGGGCGCCGGCCGTCCGGTTGTCACCCACCGGTGCACCGCAGGAGCGCCGGCACCTCTCCGCCTGA
- the snpA gene encoding snapalysin: MNHSMQRSLKRSTRRSALVAAAALGLAVAATTAAVPATAATQASSQVSPSGQAGQGMTRSSYVGSAQEEANNKAFFEAVMKSAKAKQAASPGLRTVTVTYDASQAPSFANQIAQSAQIWNGSVRNVRLQSGSNADFRYYEGNDSRGSYASTDGHGRGYVFLDYRQNQQYDSVRVTAHETGHVLGLPDHYSGPCSELMSGGGPGPSCTNRYPNANERSRVDSLWRNGLSAFAKQDALKKVY; this comes from the coding sequence ATGAACCACTCCATGCAGCGTTCCCTGAAGCGCTCCACGCGGCGCTCCGCCCTGGTCGCCGCGGCGGCCCTCGGTCTCGCCGTCGCCGCCACCACGGCGGCCGTCCCGGCGACCGCGGCCACTCAAGCGTCGTCCCAGGTCTCCCCGTCGGGGCAGGCCGGGCAGGGCATGACGAGATCGTCGTACGTCGGCTCGGCCCAGGAAGAGGCAAACAACAAGGCGTTCTTCGAGGCCGTCATGAAGTCGGCGAAGGCCAAGCAGGCGGCGTCGCCCGGGCTGCGCACGGTCACGGTGACGTACGACGCCAGCCAGGCGCCCAGCTTCGCCAACCAGATAGCGCAGAGCGCACAGATATGGAACGGCTCCGTCCGGAACGTCCGCCTCCAGTCAGGCTCCAACGCGGACTTCCGGTACTACGAGGGCAACGACTCGCGCGGCTCGTACGCCAGCACCGACGGCCACGGCCGGGGGTACGTCTTCCTCGACTACCGGCAGAACCAGCAGTACGACTCGGTGCGCGTCACCGCCCACGAGACCGGGCACGTCCTCGGCCTGCCGGACCACTACTCGGGCCCGTGCAGCGAGCTGATGTCCGGCGGCGGCCCCGGCCCGTCCTGCACCAACCGCTACCCGAACGCCAACGAGCGCAGCCGCGTGGACTCGCTGTGGCGCAACGGGCTGTCCGCCTTCGCCAAGCAGGACGCGCTGAAGAAGGTCTACTGA
- a CDS encoding DedA family protein, which yields MLDQLGALADTPWIYVIVALSVLLDVFLPVLPSGVLVITAATAAAGSAVGTHGHTALPEMFALVACAATASVVGDLVAYRVAWRGGDRFDRAIARSRRLTAAQERLGTALLRGGGALVVVARFAPAGRSVVSLGAGVMHRRVREFLPWSALAGVTWALYSVFLGYFGGQWLGATWIGTAVSVLALFLAGSGAAFLVRRPHEPEPAAAEAG from the coding sequence GTGCTGGATCAGTTGGGGGCGTTGGCCGACACCCCATGGATATACGTGATCGTCGCGCTATCGGTGCTGCTCGACGTCTTCCTGCCGGTGCTGCCGAGCGGAGTCCTCGTGATCACCGCCGCCACCGCGGCGGCGGGCTCCGCCGTGGGCACCCACGGTCACACGGCCCTTCCCGAGATGTTCGCCCTGGTGGCGTGCGCCGCGACGGCCTCGGTCGTCGGCGACCTGGTCGCGTACCGCGTCGCCTGGCGCGGCGGTGACCGCTTCGACCGCGCCATCGCCCGCTCGCGCCGCCTCACGGCCGCCCAGGAACGGCTCGGCACCGCGCTGCTGCGCGGCGGCGGCGCGCTCGTCGTCGTCGCCCGGTTCGCCCCCGCCGGCCGCTCCGTGGTCAGCCTGGGCGCGGGCGTCATGCACCGCAGGGTCCGGGAGTTCCTGCCCTGGTCCGCCCTCGCGGGCGTGACCTGGGCGCTGTACAGCGTGTTCCTGGGGTACTTCGGGGGCCAGTGGCTCGGTGCGACGTGGATCGGCACGGCCGTCTCCGTCCTCGCCCTGTTCCTCGCCGGCTCGGGCGCGGCCTTCCTCGTCCGCCGCCCGCACGAGCCGGAGCCGGCGGCGGCGGAAGCCGGCTGA
- a CDS encoding DoxX family protein: MPPTPTQAAPRPAPASRGSAPLVERLDAARPYVLSLFRIVVGLLFACHGAASLFGVLGGAAGTHGGTIEAGTWPGWYAAVIQLVCGVLVMLGIGTRGAALIASGSMAYAYFDMHQKVALWPIQNGGEAAAMFCWAFLLLVFTGPGALAVSRLYSRR; the protein is encoded by the coding sequence ATGCCCCCCACACCCACTCAGGCCGCCCCCCGCCCGGCCCCCGCGTCCCGCGGCTCCGCACCGCTCGTGGAGCGCCTGGACGCGGCCCGGCCGTACGTCCTCTCGCTGTTCCGGATCGTCGTCGGCCTGCTGTTCGCCTGCCACGGCGCGGCCTCGCTCTTCGGCGTCCTCGGCGGCGCGGCCGGCACCCACGGCGGCACCATCGAGGCCGGCACCTGGCCCGGCTGGTACGCGGCCGTCATCCAGCTCGTCTGCGGCGTCCTGGTGATGCTCGGCATCGGCACCCGCGGCGCGGCGCTGATCGCCTCCGGTTCCATGGCGTACGCCTACTTCGACATGCACCAGAAGGTGGCGCTGTGGCCCATCCAGAACGGCGGCGAGGCCGCGGCGATGTTCTGCTGGGCCTTCCTGCTGCTCGTCTTCACGGGCCCGGGCGCCCTCGCCGTCAGCCGGCTGTACTCCCGCCGCTGA
- a CDS encoding TMEM165/GDT1 family protein, whose amino-acid sequence MISLTVTALVFGVIFLAELPDKTALASLMLGTRYRASYVFAGVAAAFVVHVALAIAAGSLLTLLPHRLLQAIVGAAFLIGAAMLLFQKEEDGEEVRKPADQSFWKVSGAGFMLILAAEFGDLTQIMTANLAARYDDPVSVGLGAVLGLWAVAGLGIVGGRTLMRYVPLTLITRIAALVMLALAGFSLYEAVAG is encoded by the coding sequence GTGATCAGCCTCACCGTCACCGCTCTGGTCTTCGGCGTGATCTTCCTGGCCGAGCTGCCGGACAAGACCGCCCTGGCCTCGCTCATGCTCGGCACCCGCTACCGCGCCTCGTACGTCTTCGCGGGCGTCGCGGCCGCCTTCGTCGTCCACGTCGCCCTGGCGATCGCCGCGGGCAGCCTGCTCACCCTGCTCCCGCACCGCCTGCTCCAGGCGATCGTCGGCGCGGCCTTCCTGATCGGCGCGGCGATGCTGCTGTTCCAGAAGGAGGAGGACGGCGAGGAGGTCAGGAAGCCCGCCGACCAGTCCTTCTGGAAGGTGTCCGGCGCCGGCTTCATGCTGATCCTCGCCGCCGAGTTCGGCGACCTCACCCAGATCATGACCGCCAACCTGGCGGCCCGCTACGACGACCCGGTCTCGGTGGGCCTCGGCGCGGTCCTGGGCCTGTGGGCCGTGGCGGGCCTGGGCATCGTGGGCGGCCGGACCCTGATGCGGTACGTGCCCCTGACGCTGATCACCCGCATCGCGGCGCTGGTCATGCTGGCGCTGGCCGGTTTCAGCCTGTACGAAGCGGTGGCGGGGTAA
- a CDS encoding DUF6255 family natural product biosynthesis protein codes for MTSVRTSVPPVNGPRTPHRSCGHPPSAWTTADGMRTCGACGTRRVDDYRALALALELPAPTRLFGTTARGRGTMTITPHSHGTNPGSPSSPTDPAAARRADLLRRVREANRWSAERRP; via the coding sequence ATGACCTCGGTTCGGACATCCGTGCCCCCGGTGAACGGCCCCCGCACCCCGCACCGTTCCTGCGGCCACCCACCCTCCGCGTGGACAACGGCGGACGGCATGCGGACCTGCGGCGCGTGCGGGACGCGCAGGGTGGACGACTACCGGGCGCTCGCCCTCGCGCTGGAACTCCCGGCGCCCACGCGGCTGTTCGGGACGACCGCCCGCGGACGGGGCACCATGACGATCACACCGCACAGCCACGGCACCAACCCCGGTAGTCCCAGCAGCCCCACCGACCCCGCCGCCGCCCGCCGCGCGGACCTGCTCAGGCGGGTGCGCGAAGCGAACCGCTGGAGCGCCGAGCGGCGGCCGTGA